One Lampris incognitus isolate fLamInc1 chromosome 14, fLamInc1.hap2, whole genome shotgun sequence DNA window includes the following coding sequences:
- the LOC130123485 gene encoding tissue factor-like: MDFLKTCVCLKGILSLWMLTTAGNDILPRVEDLKWVSINFKTILTWVPSTGNYTYTVMFSEVDDDWNEAQYCIRITETECDLTNYLSLKDRTYSAYVQTEPDGKDYDLEDLTLTYASDFNPYRESKISAVSFKVGTVRDSSTVALNISDPLTPLYQQQKLLTIKDILKNDLKYMISYQKAGSTGKKDVIHNSSLAEFPQLDPEQSFCFSVVAFIPSRPKPSQLGAWSQQQCSTGHTKTFLQQLSSEALVGGLFVLVLVIVIVSVTVLCCRRYRRTRAKTPQAPARA, encoded by the exons ATGGATTTCCTGAAAACCTGCGTGTGTCTGAAAGGCATCCTGTCCCTCTGGATGCTGACAACAGCAG GAAACGATATATTGCCCAGAGTAGAGGATTTGAAGTGGGTTTCCATCAACTTTAAAACCATCCTCACATGGGTTCCCAGTACAGGAAACTACACATACACTGTGATGTTCTCTGa GGTGGACGATGACTGGAATGAGGCACAGTACTGTATTCGTATAACAGAGACAGAATGTGATCTAACCAACTATCTCTCACTCAAGGACAG GACCTATTCTGCTTACGTCCAGACAGAACCTGATGGAAAAGACTATGACCTGGAGGATCTCACTCTGACATACGCATCAGACTTCAACCCTTACAGAGAAa GTAAGATCAGCGCCGTGTCATTCAAAGTGGGGACTGTGCGGGATAGCAGCACAGTGGCTCTCAACATCAGcgaccctctcacccctctctacCAGCAGCAAAAACTGCTCACCATCAAAGACATTCTCAAGAACGACCTGAAGTACATGATCAGCTACCAAAAAGCTGGAAGTACTGGGAAG AAAGACGTCATACATAACTCAAGCCTTGCCGAATTTCCCCAACTGGATCCAGAACAGAGCTTCTGTTTCAGTGTGGTAGCTTTCATCCCATCCAGACCTAAACCCTCTCAGTTGGGAGCCTGGAGCCAGCAGCAGTGCTCAACTGGACATACCAAGACCTTCCTGCAAC AGCTGAGCAGTGAAGCGCTGGTCGGGGGGCTGTTCGTGCTCGTGCTGGTCATCGTTATCGTCTCCGTGACGGTCCTCTGCTGCAGACGCTACCGACGCACAAGGGCCAAGACGCCCCAGGCACCTGCAAGAGcctag